GGCGTGTGGAAGATGTCCTCGGGTCCGGCGCGATCGTCGTGGCTGTCGATTGCTTCCGGGCACACGTTGAAGTCACCGCACAAGACCTCGGGGCGCTCTGGATCGTGAGCTTCGCGGATGTGTTCGGCCAGCGTCTCCATCCAGGCGAGTTTGCGCGGGAAGTCTTCGTGTTCGGTGTGTTTGCCGTTTGGCAGGTAGAGGGTGGTGAAGCGCAGGTCGTCGACGTCGACACTGATCAAGCGACTTCCGAAGTCTTCCTGTCCGGGCAACCCGCGCTGTACGGCTTCGATTGGTTTACGGCTGAGGATTGCAACACCGTTCCAGCTCTTCTGTCCGTGGCATACGGTCTGGTACCCAGCGGCTTCGAACTCCCGATGCGGGAAGTTCTCGTCGGTCAGCTTGAGTTCCTGCAGCCCTACGAGATCGGGCTGGCGAGAGCGGAGCCAGTGCAGCACGAAGTCGAGTCGCGCGCGAAGTCCGTTGACGTTCCATGTGGCGATGCGCATGGCGCCGATTCTAGCAGCCTGCCGGT
This window of the bacterium genome carries:
- the xth gene encoding exodeoxyribonuclease III — its product is MRIATWNVNGLRARLDFVLHWLRSRQPDLVGLQELKLTDENFPHREFEAAGYQTVCHGQKSWNGVAILSRKPIEAVQRGLPGQEDFGSRLISVDVDDLRFTTLYLPNGKHTEHEDFPRKLAWMETLAEHIREAHDPERPEVLCGDFNVCPEAIDSHDDRAGPEDIFHTPAERERFQKLLDWGFVDLFRKKFPHEKLYSWWDYRGGAFHRGLGLRIDFLLGTRPVVERLQSVEIDRDYRKKQDGLTASDHAPVIADLA